A genomic region of Brevibacillus sp. JNUCC-41 contains the following coding sequences:
- a CDS encoding ABC transporter permease, whose amino-acid sequence MKTFGGLRIAVAVLAIIYILIPLIVVIPASFTSANYPSFPAEGFSLQWYSKILERPEFLEAFLNSAKFAALAALFSVIFGTLGALGIAKYDIPGKSYITALLTSPLSVPQLVLGIALLMYFTPMMLAGTSTGFLIAHIVICIPYVMRLVLTGLSGFDYNLERAAAILGANPLTVFMKVTLPLIGSAAISGGLFAFLTSFDNVTVSLFMVSPEMRTLPIEIFSQMQDAYNPIVASVSSVVIFISVLLIVILEKIQGVGKVFGGSHHTNG is encoded by the coding sequence ATGAAAACGTTTGGCGGCCTTCGGATTGCCGTAGCCGTGTTGGCAATTATCTATATCTTGATACCGCTCATTGTCGTTATTCCCGCTTCTTTTACAAGTGCCAATTATCCAAGTTTTCCGGCTGAAGGCTTTTCACTGCAATGGTATTCCAAGATCTTGGAGCGTCCTGAATTTTTGGAAGCCTTTTTGAACAGTGCGAAGTTCGCAGCATTGGCTGCCCTTTTCTCCGTCATATTCGGAACTTTGGGTGCCCTTGGCATCGCAAAGTATGATATACCTGGAAAATCATATATTACGGCCCTTTTAACTTCTCCACTAAGTGTGCCGCAATTAGTCTTGGGGATTGCACTTTTAATGTACTTTACACCAATGATGCTTGCCGGTACGTCTACAGGATTTTTAATTGCCCATATCGTTATTTGCATACCCTATGTTATGCGGCTCGTATTAACCGGTTTAAGTGGATTTGATTATAATCTCGAAAGGGCTGCGGCCATACTTGGAGCGAATCCACTAACAGTTTTCATGAAAGTGACATTGCCGCTAATAGGATCCGCGGCCATCTCAGGCGGATTATTCGCATTTTTGACATCTTTTGATAATGTAACGGTCTCTCTCTTTATGGTATCACCGGAAATGAGAACGCTGCCGATCGAAATATTCTCGCAAATGCAGGATGCCTACAATCCAATTGTTGCATCCGTATCAAGCGTAGTTATTTTCATATCTGTCCTTCTGATCGTCATACTTGAAAAAATTCAAGGTGTCGGGAAAGTTTTTGGTGGTTCCCATCATACTAACGGGTAA